The genomic segment GTTGCCGCCGTCGCCATAAATTGGCAGGGGCTTTCCATCCAGTGCATTGAGGATCACCAGGGGGATCAACTTTTCGGGGAAGTGGAACGGGCCGTAGTTGTTCGAGCAGTTGGTGATCAGTGCAGGCAGCCCATAGGTCTCGAAATAGGCCCGAACCAGGTGATCGGCAGCGGCCTTCGAAGCGGAGTAGGGCGAGTTGGGAGCGTACGGGGTCTCTTCGGAGAAGGCGCCGGTTTCTCCCAGGGATCCGTAGACCTCATCGGTCGAGACGTGTAGAAAGCGAAACTGCGATTTGGCGGTGCCGGCGAGTTCCGCGCAGTAACGACGCGAAACATCCAGCAGATTGAATGTGCCTACGATGTTTGTTTCGATGAATGTTCCGGGCGAATCGATCGAGCGATCGACATGGCTCTCCGCGGCGAAGTTCAGCAGGGCGGTTGGAGCGTACTGGCTGAAGACTTTTTCGATGGCAGTCCGGTCACAGATGTCCAGCAATTCGAAATGGAAGCGCGGGTTTTCGCGCATGTCCGCGAGGCTTTCGAGATTGCCCGCATAGGTCAACTTGTCGAGCACCA from the Myxococcales bacterium genome contains:
- the rfbB gene encoding dTDP-glucose 4,6-dehydratase, whose translation is METLLVTGAAGFIGSNYARFVLSESNARVVVLDKLTYAGNLESLADMRENPRFHFELLDICDRTAIEKVFSQYAPTALLNFAAESHVDRSIDSPGTFIETNIVGTFNLLDVSRRYCAELAGTAKSQFRFLHVSTDEVYGSLGETGAFSEETPYAPNSPYSASKAAADHLVRAYFETYGLPALITNCSNNYGPFHFPEKLIPLVILNALDGKPLPIYGDGGNIRDWLYVEDHCRGIHLALEKGRLGEKYNIGGNNERTNLQIVDTICDELDARAPASKNPNLSERGISSYKDLKVFVEDRPGHDRRYAIDASKIRQELGWEPAHNLETGLAATVQWYLENRKWCEAVQAGSDMRQRLGLASTSQ